The proteins below come from a single Erysipelothrix piscisicarius genomic window:
- a CDS encoding ABC transporter ATP-binding protein: MDLLKQRTYDLNEKQNSLNRYQSVMRVVVDFIIMLSGFAILYYGRHLDFKILLLIFTLHMSSFGPVIALSNLSGDLYHTLASGQRILDLLDEKPQVDAVSVGEKEPFNEASMRDVTFKYDQEVILDGISMNIGKNKIIALTGESGAGKSTILKLFMRFWDVNEGSVHINDLNIKEIETQHLRSIESMMSQDTDIFKDTIKNNIALVRPNATEDEIYKAAKQASVHDFIMTLPSGYDTMMEELGSNLSSGERQRIGLARVFLHGGDFILLDEPTSNLDGLNEAVILKSIVAYKQDKTILIVSHRASTLRIADEVWKLENGTLSQVS; the protein is encoded by the coding sequence ATGGATTTACTCAAACAACGAACATATGATCTTAATGAAAAGCAAAATTCACTCAATCGATATCAAAGTGTGATGCGCGTGGTAGTTGATTTCATCATCATGCTGTCAGGATTTGCGATTCTTTATTATGGAAGACATCTGGATTTCAAAATTCTATTACTGATATTTACGTTGCATATGAGTTCGTTTGGCCCAGTCATTGCATTGTCAAATTTGAGTGGTGATTTGTATCATACATTAGCGAGCGGACAACGAATTCTTGACTTATTGGATGAAAAGCCCCAGGTTGACGCGGTTTCAGTTGGTGAAAAAGAACCCTTTAACGAAGCATCCATGCGGGATGTAACCTTTAAATATGACCAAGAAGTGATTTTGGATGGGATTTCGATGAACATCGGTAAAAATAAAATTATTGCACTTACTGGTGAAAGCGGTGCGGGTAAATCCACCATTTTGAAACTGTTTATGCGTTTTTGGGATGTGAACGAGGGCAGTGTTCACATTAATGATCTTAATATTAAGGAAATTGAAACCCAACATCTAAGAAGTATTGAAAGTATGATGAGCCAAGATACGGATATCTTTAAAGATACAATTAAGAATAATATTGCTTTGGTTAGACCGAATGCAACCGAGGATGAAATTTATAAGGCAGCAAAACAAGCCTCAGTTCATGATTTTATCATGACCCTTCCTTCAGGGTATGATACGATGATGGAAGAACTTGGAAGTAACTTATCATCTGGAGAACGTCAACGTATTGGATTAGCACGCGTCTTTTTACATGGAGGCGATTTTATCCTTTTAGATGAACCCACAAGCAATTTAGATGGCCTTAATGAGGCTGTAATCTTAAAATCGATTGTAGCTTACAAACAAGACAAAACCATTCTCATTGTATCCCATCGAGCTTCAACTCTTAGAATTGCGGATGAGGTATGGAAACTTGAAAATGGAACATTAAGCCAGGTATCATAA
- the arcA gene encoding arginine deiminase produces the protein MSAIRVTSEIGTLKKVLLHRPGRELLNLTPDTLERLLFDDIPYLKDAQDEHDKFAQALRDNDIEVVYLEDLMAEVIKDSNLRKQFLDQFIEEGGIKTKREHDMVYNFLDSIKDEKELVLKTMEGVRTHELDHSGKKSLVEMAGEVQDLILDPLPNLYFTRDPFASIGDGVSLNRMYSVTRNRETIYADYIFKYHPEYKGNVPYYYDRTADFHIEGGDILNINAKTLAIGISQRTQAQAIEDIAHNIFNVEGTEIETILAIDIPSSRAFMHLDTVFTQVDYDKFTIHPGILGPLQVFEITKGTNGDVNIVKIDTDLESILSKHVGRPVTLIKCGGEDMMASEREQWNDGSNTLTIAPGVVVVYDRNEISNELLKSHGLKLIELRGAELVRGRGGPRCMSMPLVREDI, from the coding sequence ATGAGCGCAATTAGAGTTACAAGCGAAATTGGAACGCTTAAAAAAGTTTTATTACATAGACCTGGTAGGGAGCTTTTAAACCTTACTCCCGATACACTAGAACGTCTTCTATTCGATGACATTCCTTACCTTAAAGATGCACAAGATGAGCATGACAAGTTTGCTCAAGCACTTCGTGATAACGATATTGAAGTTGTTTACCTTGAAGATTTAATGGCAGAAGTAATTAAAGATTCAAATCTACGTAAACAATTCTTAGATCAATTCATTGAAGAAGGCGGCATCAAAACCAAACGTGAACACGACATGGTTTACAATTTCTTAGATTCAATTAAAGATGAAAAAGAACTTGTATTAAAAACAATGGAAGGTGTTCGCACACATGAACTTGATCATTCAGGTAAAAAGTCATTAGTTGAAATGGCTGGAGAGGTTCAAGATTTAATCTTAGATCCACTTCCAAACCTTTACTTTACACGTGACCCATTTGCATCAATTGGTGATGGTGTAAGCTTGAATCGTATGTATTCTGTAACACGTAATCGTGAAACAATCTATGCAGACTACATCTTCAAATATCATCCAGAATACAAAGGAAATGTTCCTTACTATTATGATCGTACAGCAGATTTCCACATTGAGGGTGGCGATATCCTAAACATCAACGCTAAAACATTAGCGATTGGGATTTCACAACGTACACAAGCTCAAGCAATTGAAGACATCGCACATAATATCTTCAATGTTGAGGGCACAGAAATTGAAACAATTCTTGCAATTGATATTCCAAGCAGTCGTGCATTTATGCACTTGGATACAGTGTTTACACAAGTTGACTATGACAAATTTACAATTCACCCAGGTATCCTTGGACCACTTCAAGTATTTGAGATTACTAAAGGTACAAATGGTGATGTGAATATTGTTAAGATTGATACCGATCTGGAATCCATCTTATCAAAACATGTTGGACGTCCTGTAACATTAATTAAATGTGGTGGGGAAGACATGATGGCTTCAGAACGTGAACAATGGAATGATGGTTCCAATACATTAACAATCGCACCAGGTGTTGTTGTTGTGTATGACCGTAACGAAATTAGTAACGAGTTATTAAAATCACATGGACTCAAATTAATCGAGTTGCGTGGTGCCGAACTTGTTCGTGGTCGTGGAGGCCCTCGTTGCATGAGTATGCCATTAGTTCGTGAAGATATTTAA
- a CDS encoding ABC transporter transmembrane domain-containing protein: MKKRTGLGIMKSLVGFVKPLYLPMLGAITLGVLGHFAAIGISYLSARIVVEIIESNSFTFLLIILICCGLLRGVFRYGEQALNHFIAFKLLAHIRHQVFEKLRALAPAKLETKDRGNLIAMITNDVELLEVFYAHTISPIIIAVIISVTVVLTIAFRAGTIALISLSALLLVGVVIPIMRSKLGNELGLEIRNDLGDLNTRVLIQFVVLKNWNNIKIHNEPWIYSNNEHMILMKSKIHSIDIKV; the protein is encoded by the coding sequence ATGAAAAAGCGAACTGGATTAGGTATTATGAAAAGTCTTGTAGGGTTTGTAAAGCCACTCTATCTTCCGATGTTGGGCGCAATTACCCTTGGCGTACTAGGGCATTTCGCGGCCATCGGAATTTCTTATTTATCAGCACGTATTGTAGTCGAAATTATTGAAAGCAATTCATTTACTTTTTTACTCATCATTCTTATTTGCTGTGGCTTATTAAGAGGGGTGTTTCGATATGGTGAACAAGCTTTAAATCACTTTATAGCTTTTAAACTGTTAGCCCATATCCGTCATCAAGTTTTTGAGAAATTAAGAGCCCTGGCCCCCGCAAAATTAGAGACAAAAGATCGCGGAAATTTAATTGCAATGATTACCAATGATGTAGAGTTATTAGAAGTGTTCTATGCCCATACGATTTCGCCCATTATTATTGCAGTGATAATTTCCGTTACAGTGGTTCTCACAATTGCTTTCCGAGCTGGAACCATAGCATTGATTTCTTTAAGTGCACTGCTTCTTGTAGGTGTTGTTATCCCAATTATGAGGAGTAAATTAGGAAATGAACTGGGACTTGAGATACGAAATGACTTAGGAGACTTAAACACACGGGTTTTGATTCAATTCGTGGTATTGAAGAACTGGAACAATATCAAAATTCACAACGAACCATGGATTTACTCAAACAACGAACATATGATCTTAATGAAAAGCAAAATTCACTCAATCGATATCAAAGTGTGA
- a CDS encoding methylated-DNA--[protein]-cysteine S-methyltransferase, translated as MIGRICNIQGHDYLIVEHQDNIVFLSTAEDLDFFKRKFKVDHLELDMQACEEVVEQLNEYLSGERTCFDFRYQLIGTSFQCQVWEGLQSIPYGSTISYEALSDMLFTTRKTRAVARAVSQNPLLLCVPCHRRVIGKMGH; from the coding sequence ATGATTGGTCGAATCTGTAATATTCAAGGACATGATTATCTTATTGTTGAACACCAAGACAACATCGTTTTTCTTAGTACTGCAGAGGATCTTGATTTTTTTAAACGAAAATTTAAAGTGGATCATTTAGAATTGGACATGCAGGCCTGTGAGGAAGTCGTAGAACAATTAAACGAATATCTATCAGGTGAGCGTACATGCTTTGATTTTCGCTACCAGTTGATTGGCACATCCTTCCAGTGTCAAGTGTGGGAAGGGCTTCAATCCATACCTTATGGATCCACGATCAGTTACGAGGCTCTGTCAGACATGTTGTTTACAACACGGAAGACGCGTGCTGTTGCTCGAGCGGTCTCTCAAAATCCACTACTTCTTTGTGTACCTTGTCATCGGCGGGTTATTGGGAAAATGGGGCACTAA